In Streptomyces sp. NBC_00306, a single genomic region encodes these proteins:
- a CDS encoding HNH endonuclease family protein: MIKNFLRGFGALTLAVVPLIASSPVQAAQVGDGARAAQVTTLSDAIVRMRLAGEDRSGYTRSSFRHWNSGDIATDGCSTRNEVLLAEAVRAPEVGPGCRLTGGAWFSYYDGQEVTDPGALDIDHMVPLAEAWDSGASAWTAARREAYANDQGAAASLVAVTARTNRQKSDQDPAEWMPPAPDAQCRYVGEWVATKLRWQLAVDAAELEALKVFAEGPCQDGVVSYTPAP; the protein is encoded by the coding sequence GTGATCAAGAACTTTCTGCGGGGTTTCGGCGCGCTGACTCTTGCCGTTGTCCCGCTCATCGCTTCCAGCCCCGTACAGGCCGCCCAGGTGGGTGACGGGGCGCGGGCTGCGCAGGTGACGACGCTCTCCGACGCGATCGTTCGGATGCGGCTCGCTGGTGAGGACCGTTCCGGCTATACCCGTTCGTCGTTTCGGCACTGGAACTCCGGCGATATCGCCACGGACGGGTGCAGTACGCGTAATGAGGTCCTCCTGGCCGAGGCGGTCAGGGCTCCGGAGGTGGGCCCCGGTTGCAGGCTGACCGGCGGTGCCTGGTTCTCCTACTACGACGGCCAGGAGGTCACCGATCCTGGTGCCCTGGACATCGATCACATGGTGCCCCTCGCCGAAGCCTGGGATTCGGGTGCCTCTGCCTGGACGGCCGCCCGGCGTGAGGCGTACGCCAACGATCAGGGCGCGGCGGCGTCGCTGGTCGCGGTGACGGCCCGTACGAACCGTCAGAAGTCCGACCAGGACCCGGCCGAGTGGATGCCGCCGGCCCCGGATGCGCAGTGCCGGTACGTGGGGGAGTGGGTGGCCACCAAGCTGCGCTGGCAACTCGCCGTGGACGCTGCCGAACTCGAGGCGCTGAAGGTGTTCGCCGAAGGCCCCTGCCAGGACGGCGTCGTGTCGTACACCCCTGCTCCGTAG
- a CDS encoding 3-oxoacyl-ACP synthase III family protein → MSLYSRITQVAVHLPAGRESSQAIEDRLREHSPGMRIPPGLLRRLYGLDERIVAVEGDLPSDLASRAVHRALEQAALAPGEIDLLLFAAVSADVQEPANSHIVAARTGLSCPVFDISNACNSVLNALEVADAFIRSGRYRRILIACGETLSRLSRWTLPSPTALRTGLASLTGGDMGAALLLEASAQPGITAHTFMANSAGWPAATLFNPHQAPGKPAGLHIDSDQLLASFFGLDTRAAQWVKEQHTDPEHLGLACVHQPSVPFVRTFCERVGVHPDAIVPTFHRTGNMGAATLPLQLALAIEEGRLRPGMQVALFGMASGASGGVMLIDW, encoded by the coding sequence ATGAGCCTCTACAGCCGTATCACGCAGGTCGCCGTCCACCTGCCCGCTGGCCGCGAGAGCTCGCAAGCAATCGAGGACCGGCTGCGCGAGCACAGCCCCGGGATGCGGATTCCGCCCGGCTTGCTGCGGAGGCTGTACGGGCTGGACGAGCGCATCGTCGCGGTCGAAGGCGACCTGCCGTCCGACCTCGCCTCCCGCGCCGTCCACCGCGCACTGGAGCAGGCGGCCCTCGCCCCGGGCGAGATCGACCTGCTGCTGTTCGCCGCCGTCAGCGCCGATGTCCAGGAACCCGCCAACAGCCACATCGTCGCTGCCCGGACCGGACTGAGCTGCCCGGTCTTCGACATCTCCAACGCCTGCAACAGCGTCCTGAACGCCCTGGAGGTTGCCGACGCCTTCATCCGCAGCGGCCGCTACCGGCGCATCCTCATCGCATGCGGAGAAACGCTCAGCCGGCTCAGCCGATGGACACTGCCCAGCCCCACCGCACTACGCACCGGACTCGCCTCCCTGACCGGCGGAGACATGGGCGCCGCCCTGCTTCTCGAAGCCTCCGCCCAACCCGGGATCACCGCCCACACGTTCATGGCGAACTCCGCGGGCTGGCCCGCCGCCACCCTGTTCAACCCCCACCAGGCCCCCGGCAAGCCGGCAGGACTGCACATCGACTCCGACCAGCTGCTCGCCTCCTTCTTCGGCCTGGACACCCGCGCCGCACAGTGGGTGAAGGAACAGCACACCGATCCGGAACACCTTGGCCTCGCCTGCGTCCACCAGCCGTCCGTCCCCTTCGTCCGCACATTCTGCGAACGCGTCGGTGTCCATCCCGACGCCATCGTGCCCACCTTCCACCGCACCGGGAACATGGGCGCCGCCACCCTCCCCCTCCAGCTGGCCCTCGCCATCGAGGAGGGCCGACTGCGCCCAGGGATGCAAGTGGCCTTGTTCGGCATGGCCAGCGGCGCCAGTGGCGGCGTCATGCTGATCGACTGGTAG
- a CDS encoding SDR family NAD(P)-dependent oxidoreductase, with the protein MGRPEQRSVVVTGATGGIGAATALRLAGSGFDVIATARSQEKADVLIAAAAARGRALRTVVLDVAEPSSCVEAMGRIVDMTGGGAWAVVNNAGVPQAGSLEDVTDEQARHLLEVNLLGAMRICRLALPGMRLRGEGRIVNVSSGLGRVPWPLGGWYSASKHALSALTHCLRMEMAHAGVRVSLVEPGAFATAMLDRAVDDLAGADRGGAGYERSRALFTAVNQRVPGPQPVARTIEKALSSRRPKARYSVGLDARLLVPLHEVSPLWLSDRVKHTITGLPPRAPQRAGAGKRAA; encoded by the coding sequence GTGGGGCGTCCAGAACAGCGCAGTGTGGTGGTCACAGGGGCGACCGGAGGCATCGGTGCGGCGACGGCGCTGCGGCTGGCCGGTAGTGGCTTTGATGTGATCGCCACGGCGCGCAGTCAGGAGAAGGCGGATGTACTGATCGCTGCTGCGGCGGCCCGCGGGCGGGCACTGAGGACTGTGGTGCTGGATGTCGCCGAGCCGTCTTCCTGCGTCGAGGCGATGGGGCGCATCGTGGACATGACGGGTGGTGGTGCGTGGGCGGTGGTGAACAACGCCGGGGTGCCGCAGGCGGGGTCGTTGGAGGACGTGACCGATGAGCAGGCGCGCCATCTGCTGGAGGTGAACCTGCTGGGGGCCATGCGGATCTGTCGCCTCGCCCTGCCGGGGATGCGCCTTCGGGGCGAGGGCCGGATCGTGAATGTGTCGTCCGGTCTGGGGCGGGTGCCCTGGCCGTTGGGCGGCTGGTACAGCGCGAGCAAGCACGCGTTGAGCGCGCTCACCCACTGCCTGCGCATGGAGATGGCGCATGCGGGTGTCCGGGTGTCTTTGGTGGAGCCCGGGGCGTTCGCCACCGCGATGCTGGACCGGGCGGTCGACGATCTCGCCGGGGCGGATCGTGGCGGGGCCGGCTACGAACGGTCGCGGGCTCTGTTCACGGCTGTCAACCAACGTGTCCCCGGCCCGCAACCGGTCGCCCGGACCATCGAGAAGGCCCTGTCCTCCCGCCGCCCCAAAGCCCGTTACTCCGTCGGTCTCGACGCCCGCCTCCTCGTACCCCTGCACGAGGTGTCACCGCTGTGGCTGTCGGACAGGGTCAAACACACGATCACCGGTCTGCCCCCCAGGGCCCCACAGCGCGCCGGCGCTGGGAAGAGGGCGGCATGA
- a CDS encoding isochorismatase family protein, whose translation MGRGLIVVDVQKDFCEGGSVPVAGGARIATAVADLVERSAGSDYQYVVATRDHHIDPGSHFSKNPDFKDSFPVHCVAGGEGGEFHPNFAPTATGDKVDAVFFKGAHSASKSGFEGADEHGTSLADWLRSREVEEVDVVGIATDHCVRATALDAVKAGFRARVLLDYSVGVAPDTTASTLEDFRRAGVVVSGETPVPQ comes from the coding sequence ATGGGCCGAGGCTTGATCGTCGTGGATGTGCAGAAAGACTTCTGTGAGGGAGGCAGTGTCCCGGTTGCGGGCGGGGCGCGGATCGCGACCGCTGTCGCCGATCTGGTGGAGCGCAGCGCCGGGTCTGACTATCAGTACGTCGTGGCCACCCGGGACCACCACATCGACCCGGGGAGCCACTTCTCGAAGAACCCCGACTTCAAGGACAGCTTCCCCGTCCACTGCGTGGCCGGGGGCGAGGGCGGTGAGTTCCACCCGAACTTCGCTCCCACGGCCACGGGCGACAAGGTGGACGCCGTCTTCTTCAAAGGGGCCCATAGCGCCTCCAAGAGCGGTTTCGAGGGCGCCGACGAACACGGCACCTCCCTGGCGGACTGGCTGCGCTCGCGGGAGGTGGAAGAGGTCGATGTGGTGGGTATCGCCACCGATCACTGCGTGCGCGCGACCGCGCTGGACGCCGTCAAGGCCGGGTTCCGCGCCCGCGTGCTCCTGGACTACTCGGTCGGCGTCGCCCCGGACACCACAGCGTCGACCCTGGAGGACTTTCGCCGGGCAGGCGTGGTGGTCTCCGGTGAGACACCAGTCCCGCAGTAG